The proteins below come from a single Micromonas commoda chromosome 8, complete sequence genomic window:
- a CDS encoding H+-or Na+-translocating f-type, v-type and A-type ATPase superfamily (protons (vacuolar)), whose translation MELFRSESMQLVQFIVPAEAAHDTVLALGEIGLVQFKDMNPSKSGFQRTYYKQVKRCEEMLRKLRYFGEQMVKAGLIPMAQPAPDQAYTLDELEAKLDDLESELRQITNNTEKLRRGHSELVELQIVLEKAGGFFEPGAGSGSMQQDPESVRLGFICGVLPTQKTPSFERILFRATRGNMYLKHSAIEGKIQDPATGEMVEKTVYVVFFAGERARAKILKICEGFGANRYPFPEDFSRQRQMNAEVTARLGELQETLDASIRHRNAALSSIGHHHELWTTLVRREKAIYHTLNMFSIDVTRKCLVAEGWIPVAAKPRIQDALFRANRASSAQMGTVFQPINTDQAPPTYFPTNKVTAVFQGIVEAYGVGRYREVNPTVFTIVTFPFLFAVMFGDFGHGVLMLLAALYLVYNEKKLGKIRQQEIMQMMFDGRYCILLMAIFSIYTGLLYNECFSVPMNWFGTTKWTGCDPKNTSAGDQECTYGGVYAFGVDPIWHGTKTELPFLNSLKMKMSIIMGVTQMMLGIFMSLLNFLYTRDFLSIVCEFIPQVIFLGSLFGYLVILMIMKWTTPGATADLYHVMIYMFLAPGNADCAGEGANGEPGCPENVMFWGQGGFQVFLVLIALASVPVMLFPKPLILKRRWEARQRGEFYTALDDHLNVDGSLDDHVHGDHGFDFSETLVHQMIHTIEFVLGAVSNTASYLRLWALSLAHAQLSAVFWDRVFMAAVATQNPVAMVVGFAVWASATIGVLMLMESLSAFLHALRLHWVEYQNKFYRGDGYKFAPFSLAEILKPEASEYE comes from the exons ATGGAGCTCTTCCGCTCGGAGTCCATGCAGCTGGTGCAGTTCATCGTtccggcggaggctgcgcacgACACCGTGCTCGCTCTCGGCGAGATCGGCCTTGTCCAGTTCAAAGACATGAACCCGAGCAAGAGCGGCTTCCAGCGCACCTACTACAAGCAGGTAAAGCGTTGCGAGGAGATGCTCCGCAAGCTCCGCTACTTCGGCGAGCAGATGGTCAAGGCCGGCCTAATCCCCATGGCCCAACCCGCCCCGGACCAAGCGTACacgctggacgagctcgaggctaagctcgacgacctcgaaaGCGAACTTCGGCAGATCACCAACAACACCGAGAAACTCAGACGGGGCCACAGCGAACTGGTGGAGCTTCAGATCGTGCTGGAGAAGGCTGGTGGATTCTTCGAGCCGGGTGCGGGGTCGGGATCG ATGCAGCAGGATCCGGAGAGCGTCCGGCTGGGTTTCATCTGCGGCGTCCTGCCCACGCAGAAGACGCCCAGCTTCGAGAGGATACTGttccgggcgacgcgcgggaacATGTACCTGAAACACTCGGCGATCGAGGGTAAGATCCAGGACCCGGCGACCGGTGAGATGGTGGAGAAGACGGTGTACGTCGTGTtcttcgccggcgagcgAGCTCGCGCAAAGATTTTGAAAATCTGCGAGGGGTTCGGAGCCAACAGGTACCCGTTCCCGGAGGACTTCTCCCGGCAGCGGCAGATGAATGCCGAGGTGACCGCGAGGCTGGGCGAGCTGCAGGAGACTTTAGACGCTTCCATTCGCCACAGAAATGCGGCGCTGTCGTCCATCGGCCACCACCACGAGCTGTGGACCACGCTGGTGCGAAGGGAAAAGGCGATTTACCACACGCTTAACATGTTCAGCATCGACGTCACGCGCAAGTGCCTCGTAGCGGAGGGGTGGATTCCAGTCGCGGCCAAGCCCAGGATCCAAGACGCCCTGTTCCGTGCCAACCGAGCGTCGTCTGCGCAGATGGGAACGGTGTTTCAGCCTATCAACACAGACCAGGCACCACCCACCTACTTCCCCACCAACAAGGTCACCGCCGTGTTCCAGGGTATCGTCGAGGCGTACGGCGTTGGGCGGTACCGCGAGGTCAACCCCACGGTGTTCACCATCGTCACGTTTCCATTCCTATTCGCGGTGATGTTCGGGGACTTTGGCCACGGCGTTTTGATGCTGCTGGCGGCGCTTTATTTGGTGTACAACGAGAAGAAACTGGGGAAAATACGACAGCAAGAAATCATGCAGATGATGTTTGACGGCAGGTACTGCATCCTGCTCATGGCGATATTCAGCATATATACCGGACTGTTGTACAACGAGTGCTTCTCCGTGCCGATGAACTGGTTCGGGACCACGAAGTGGACGGGATGCGATCCGAAAAACACCAGCGCCGGCGACCAGGAGTGCACGTATGGCGGCGTGTACGCTTTCGGCGTGGACCCGATCTGGCACGGCACAAAGACCGAGCTGCCGTTCTTGAACTCGCTCAAGATGAAGATGTCAATCATCATGGGCGTGACGCAGATGATGCTGGGGATATTCATGAGCCTGCTCAACTTTTTGTACACCAGGGACTTCCTCAGCATTGTCTGCGAGTTCATCCCGCAGGTGATATTTCTCGGCAGCCTCTTTGGCTACCTGGTCATATTGATGATCATGAAGTGGaccacgcccggcgcgacggcggacctGTACCACGTCATGATCTACATGTTTCTCGCCCCGGGCAACGCGGActgcgccggcgagggcgcgaacggcgagcCGGGCTGTCCCGAGAACGTCATGTTTTGGGGCCAGGGAGGGTTCCAGGTGTTCCTCGTGCTGATTGCGCTGGCATCGGTGCCCGTCATGCTGTTTCCCAAGCCACTCATCCTGAAGCGACGATGGGAGGCGAGGCAGCGGGGCGAGTTCTATACCGCGCTGGACGACCATCTCAACGTGGACGGCAGCCTGGACGACCACGTGCATGGCGATCACGGTTTTGACTTTAGCGAGACGCTGGTGCACCAGATGATCCACACCATCGAGTTtgtgctcggcgcggtgagcaACACCGCGTCGTACCTGCGTCTGTGGGCATTATCTCTGGCGCACGCACAGCTCTCCGCGGTGTTCTGGGACAGGGTGTTCATGGCAGCGGTCGCGACGCAGAACCCGGTGGCGATGGTGGTTGGGTTCGCCGTGTGGGCTagcgcgacgatcggggTGCTGATGCTGATGGAGAGCCTTTCCGCATTTTTGCACGCGCTGAGGCTTCACTGGGTAGAGTACCAGAACAAATTCTACCGCGGTGACGGGTACAAGTTCGCGCCgttctccctcgccgagaTCTTAAAGCCCGAAGCTTCTGAGTACGAGTGA
- a CDS encoding predicted protein: MEKLRRKEERKVGRRIAQGQGEPLLEWLANSGVGFAALCEGDWEAAANQPSTEDDIWAGLYGLGGGGGGGKKALPAGTTRKVHKGYEEVHVPAGERAPVGEHERFVPIEELDDWAQPAFAGMKSLNRIQSRIYEAAYHSNENLLVCAPTGAGKTNIAMMTVLHEIGQHIEYGELAYGADFKIVYVAPMKALAAEVTGAFSRRLEPLGIQVRELTGDTQLTKKEMEETHMIVTTPEKWDVITRKGGEVSVASSLRLLIIDEVHLLNDERGPVIETLVARTHRQVETTQSMIRIVGLSATLPNPADVAKFLGVSDAGLFVFDQSFRPIPLTQMFVGVTEGNAMKRQMLMAQIAYDKCTAALRSGKQAMVFVHSRKDTVKTAKQLGEIAANDQTQGGLELFAPENHPDFTTWKKEVERSRNNELKELFHRGFGCHNAGMLRSDRTLVERLFSAGVVKVLCCTATLAWGVNLPAHTVVIKGTTLYDPSKGGFRDLGVLDVQQIFGRAGRPGFDTSGEGVIITEHKKLAHYLALLTHSTPIESQFISCLADNLNAELVLGTVCSVKEGAQWLGYSYLHTRMEKNPLAYGLTWDDVNLDPGLVRHRRKLVTEAARTLHRAKMVRFDEKSGFIYQTEAGRIASHFYIKQASMELFDEHLQRHMSMPEVFHMVAQATEFENIAPREDEMPELEALRRNRKGACPLEIKATLADRAGKVNLLMQVYISRARMEAFSLVADSSYISQNASRICRALFELCLRRGWPSLAEELLTLSKAVDLRIWPHQHALRQFEQTLSPETLYKLEERQATVERLFDMSAQEIGSMLRLNTAVGQKVRGCLESLPHLTMEATVQPITRSVLRVTVALTPEFKWRDAVHGGLQRWLVWVEDPVNEHIYHNETFMLSKKLHGEGKQHLAFTIPIFEPVPPQYFLRATSESWLGCETFLELNFNELVLPDRGPAHTELLDLPPVPRQALYPPENPELGRKEFFDLYEGKFEFFNKVQTQAFNTLFHSESNVLLGAPTGSGKTISAELAMMAAFRDHPGGKIIYIAPLKALVRERIEDWKGKLCKVLNKKLVELTGDYTPDIRALQGADIIVCTPEKWDGISRQWQARSYVTKVSLVVIDEIHLLGADRGPILEVIVSRMRFISTRTERPVRIVGLSTALANANDLADWLGIEKQEGPKSGLFNFKPSVRPVPLECHIQGYPGKFYCPRMMTMNKPTYAAIRTHSPEKPALVFVSSRRQTRLTAIDLIAYAAADERPDTFVHMDPYEMEMHLAKVKSPELRHTLQFGVGLHHAGLAPEDRALCEELFLKCKIQVLVCTSTLAWGVNLPAHLVVIKGTEFYDGKTRRYVDFPITDVLQMMGRAGRPQFDTSAVAVIMVHEPKKAFYKKFLYEPFPVESSLADQLPDHFNAEVVAGTIRSKQDAVDYLTWTYFFRRLVKNPSYYDLESVEHDALNAFLSRLVENALAQLEDAQCLTIGEDDSLEPATMGRIASFYYLQHPSVALFASSLGPDTSLEQLLGILCGVAEYDELPVRHNEDKVNAELARQVEDAGGFKVDARLADDPHTKANLLFQAHFLRLQLPMSDYVTDAKGVLDQAVRILQAIIDVCAESGWLATCLHAMNLMQMVMQGRFITDPSCMSVPGVDEQKAASLSGSGYEALPQLVDACVNKEAAARKALTNAGLKQRQVDEAVNHCQRMPLIDIDVKLSKDGTEVEVNLRRTSKSAGGGGKGGGRGSAPRAILPRYPKVKEEGWWLILGDRNNRELLSLKRVGFGQSARAKLAVDRSANAVFEPDLHVYLISDCYVGLDQEVEVARGAGAVGAEDAGDTGDTDDEQGFWLSPEQVAARLAARATERATEDTDSDEDFWEMPAAAAPAGERYSAVMAAKMPVEEDPFFWENEREYLDAK; the protein is encoded by the coding sequence ATGGAAAAACTTCGAAGGAAGGAGGAGAGGAAGGTTGGGCGGAGAATCGCGCAGGGGCAGGGCGAGCCGTTGCTCGAGTGGCTCGCCAACTCCGGCGTGGGTTTCGCGGCGCTCTGCGAGGGGGACTGGGAGGCGGCAGCGAACCAGCCGAGCACCGAGGACGATATCTGGGCGGGTCTGTAcggtctcggcggcggcggcggcggcgggaaaaAGGCTCTGCCCGCGGGGACCACGCGCAAGGTGCACAAGGGGTACGAGGAGGTTCACGTGCCCGCgggtgagcgcgcgccggtcgGTGAGCACGAGCGATTCGTTCCaatcgaggagctcgatgACTGGGCGCAACCCGCCTTTGCCGGAATGAAATCTCTGAACCGTATCCAAAGCCGGATCTACGAGGCAGCATATCACTCGAACGAGAACCTGCTGGTGTGTGCACCGACTGGAGCGGGCAAGACCAACATCGCGATGATGACCGTACTTCACGAGATCGGTCAGCACATCGAGTACGGCGAGTTGGCTTACGGAGCGGACTTTAAGATTGTCTACGTTGCGCCGATGAAGGCGCTGGCCGCTGAGGTGACCGGAGCATTCAGTAGAAGGCTGGAGCCGCTTGGTATTCAGGTCAGGGAGCTCACGGGAGACACGCAGCTGACAAAGAAGGAGATGGAGGAGACGCACATGATcgtgacgacgccggagaaGTGGGATGTTATCACCCGGAAGGGTGGGGAGGTCAGCGTTGCGTCCTCACTGCGACTGCTCATCATTGACGAGGTGCACCTGCTGAATGACGAGCGTGGCCCGGTGATCGAGACGCTCGTGGCGCGCACACATAGACAGGTGGAGACCACGCAGAGCATGATCCGAATCGTCGGACTCTCCGCCACCCTACCGAACCCCGCGGACGTTGCCAAGTTCCTCGGCGTCTCTGACGCCGGCCTCTTTGTCTTTGATCAGAGCTTCCGGCCGATCCCGCTGACGCAGATGTTCGTGGGCGTGACCGAGGGTAACGCGATGAAACGGCAGATGTTGATGGCGCAGATCGCGTACGATAAGTGCACAGCCGCGCTGAGGAGCGGTAAGCAGGCTATGGTCTTCGTGCACAGCCGCAAGGACACGGTCAAGACGGCAAAACAGCTCGGTGAAATCGCTGCCAACGACCAGACGCAGGGCGGGCTCGAGCTGTTCGCCCCCGAGAACCACCCGGACTTCACCACCTGGAAGAAGGAGGTGGAGCGGAGCAGGAACAACGAGCTGAAGGAGCTCTTCCACCGCGGGTTCGGCTGCCACAACGCGGGCATGCTTCGATCGGACAGGACACTGGTGGAGCGTCTGTTTTCGGCGGGCGTGGTGAAAGTTTTGTGCTGCACTGCCACCCTCGCGTGGGGCGTCAACCTGCCGGCGCACACCGTAGTGATCAAGGGCACGACACTGTACGATCCGTCGAAAGGTGGGTTCAGGGACCtgggcgtcctcgacgttcAGCAGATCTTCGGTCGCGCTGGCAGGCCTGGGTTTGATACaagcggcgagggcgtcatCATCACCGAGCACAAAAAACTTGCGCATTACCTCGCGCTTCTAACGCACTCGACGCCGATCGAGTCGCAGTTTATTTCGTGTCTGGCGGATAATCTCAACGCGGAACTCGTGTTGGGCACGGTTTGCAGCGTGAAAGAGGGCGCGCAGTGGCTGGGTTACTCGTATTTACACACACGCATGGAGAAGAACCCTCTGGCTTACGGGTTGACCTGGGATGACGTGAATCTGGACCCGGGCCTGGTTCGGCACAGGCGCAAGCTGGTGacggaggctgcgaggaCACTGCACCGCGCGAAGATGGTGCGGTTCGACGAGAAGAGCGGGTTCATATACCAGACGGAGGCTGGTCGCATTGCGTCGCACTTTTACATCAAGCAGGCTTCGATGGAATTGTTCGACGAGCACCTGCAGCGGCACATGTCCATGCCAGAGGTGTTTCACATGGTGGCTCAGGCGACGGAGTTCGAGAACATCGCGCCCAGGGAGGACGAGATGCCGGAGCTCGAGGCACTCAGGCGAAACAGGAAGGGGGCGTGCCCGCTGGAGATCAAGGCGACGCTTGCGGACAGGGCGGGCAAGGTGAATCTGCTGATGCAGGTGTACATCTCGAGGGCCCGAATGGAGGCGttctcgctcgtcgcggacagCTCCTACATCTCCCAGAACGCGTCGCGAATTTGCCGCGCGCTATTCGAGCTGTGCCTTCGCCGGGGCTGGCCATCCTTAGCCGAAGAGCTGCTGACGCTGTCCAAGGCTGTGGACCTTCGAATCTGGCCGCACCAACACGCACTGAGACAGTTTGAGCAGACGCTCTCGCCAGAGACGCTCTATAAGCTCGAGGAGAGGCAGGCGACGGTGGAGCGACTGTTCGACATGAGCGCGCAGGAGATTGGTAGCATGCTCAGGCTCAACACGGCCGTCGGCCAGAAGGTCCGGGGATGCCTGGAGTCCCTGCCACACCTCACGATGGAGGCAACGGTTCAGCCGATCACTCGCAGCGTTCTGCGGGTCACTGTCGCGCTCACCCCCGAGTTCAAATGGAGGGACGCAGTGCACGGGGGGCTTCAACGTTGGCTCGTGTGGGTTGAGGATCCCGTCAACGAGCACATATACCACAACGAGACGTTCATGCTCAGCAAGAAGCTACACGGCGAGGGGAAGCAACACCTGGCGTTCACCATCCCGATCTTTGAGCCGGTTCCCCCACAGTATTTCCTTCGCGCGACTTCGGAGTCCTGGCTTGGGTGCGAGACGTTTCTGGAGCTGAACTTCAATGAACTGGTGTTACCCGATAGGGGACCCGCGCACACGGAGCTGCTTGACCTGCCCCCAGTGCCCAGGCAGGCGCTGTATCCACCCGAGAACCCAGAGCTCGGCAGAAAGGAATTCTTTGACCTCTACGAGGGCAAGTTCGAGTTTTTCAACAAGGTACAGACGCAGGCGTTCAACACACTGTTCCATTCCGAATCTAACGTgctgctcggcgcgcccaCGGGTTCCGGTAAGACGATcagcgcggagctcgcgatgATGGCGGCGTTCAGGGACCACCCAGGAGGTAAGATTATCTACATAGCACCGCTCAAGGCGCTAGTCAGGGAGCGTATCGAGGACTGGAAAGGGAAGCTGTGCAAGGTTCTCAACAAAAAGCTCGTGGAGCTGACGGGCGACTACACGCCGGACATACGCGCGCTTCAGGGCGCAGACATCATCGTGTGCACCCCGGAGAAGTGGGACGGCATCTCGCGTCAGTGGCAGGCCAGGTCGTACGTCACCAAGGTTTCGTTGGTGGTGATTGATGAGATCCacctgctcggcgccgaccgcgggCCGATCCTCGAGGTGATCGTGAGCCGCATGAGATTCATATCCACCCGCACCGAGCGACCGGTACGAATCGTCGGCCTTTCCACGGCGCTGGCCAACGCGAACGATCTCGCAGACTGGCTCGGCATTGAGAAGCAGGAGGGACCAAAGAGCGGCCTCTTCAACTTCAAGCCGTCGGTGCGACCGGTGCCGCTGGAGTGTCACATACAGGGTTACCCCGGAAAGTTCTACTGCCCGCGGATGATGACTATGAACAAGCCAACGTACGCCGCGATCCGCACGCACTCTCCGGAGAAACCCGCCCTCGTGTTCGTGTCGTCCAGGCGGCAAACCAGGCTGACCGCCATTGACCTTATAGCGTatgccgccgcggatgagcgACCAGACACCTTCGTGCACATGGACCCATACGAGATGGAGATGCACTTGGCGAAGGTAAAATCACCCGAGCTGCGGCATACGCTTCAGTTCGGCGTCGGGCTGCATCACGCGGGCCTGGCCCCCGAGGACAGAGCACTCTGCGAGGAGCTCTTCCTCAAGTGCAAGATCCAGGTGCTCGTTTGCACGTCGACTCTTGCGTGGGGGGTGAACCTGCCTGCGCACCTCGTCGTGATCAAGGGTACCGAGTTTTACGACGGCAAGACCCGCCGATACGTGGACTTTCCAATCACAGACGTGCTTCAGATGATGGGCCGCGCCGGCAGGCCCCAGTTCGACACCAGCGCCGTCGCAGTGATCATGGTGCATGAGCCAAAGAAAGCGTTTTACAAGAAGTTCTTGTACGAGCCCTTTCCCGTGGAATCATCCCTCGCAGATCAGCTCCCGGACCACTTCAACGCCGAGGTGGTCGCGGGCACTATTCGCTCCAAGCAAGACGCGGTGGACTACCTGACGTGGACCTATTTTTTCCGCAGGCTCGTCAAGAACCCGTCCTATTACGACTTGGAGAGCGTGGAGCACGACGCTCTGAACGCGTTTTTATCGCGGCTGGTGgagaacgcgctcgcgcaacTGGAGGATGCGCAGTGTCTCAcgatcggcgaggacgacagCCTGGAgcccgcgacgatggggCGCATCGCGAGCTTTTACTACCTTCAGCAcccctccgtcgcgctgTTCGCATCCAGTCTGGGCCCGGATACCTCCCTGGAGCAGCTTCTGGGCATCCTCTGCGGCGTGGCAGAGTACGACGAGCTCCCCGTGCGTCACAACGAGGACAAGGTGAACGCCGAGCTGGCTCGGCAGGTtgaggacgcgggcgggttcAAGGTGGACGCTCGGCTTGCGGACGATCCCCACACAAAGGCTAATTTGCTGTTCCAGGCGCACTTCCTTCGGTTGCAGCTGCCGATGAGCGACTACGTCACCGACGCAAAGGGTGTGCTGGATCAGGCGGTGAGGATCCTTCAGGCGATAATCGACGTGTGCGCCGAGTCCGGCTGGCTCGCGACGTGCCTGCACGCGATGAATTTGATGCAGATGGTCATGCAGGGACGGTTCATAACCGATCCCAGCTGTATGTCGGTGCCTGGCGTGGACGAACAAAAAGCCGCGTCGCTGTCTGGGTCGGGATACGAAGCCCTGCCGcagctcgtggacgcgtgcgtcaacaaggaggccgccgcgaggaaggcgctCACAAACGCTGGTTTGAAGCAGAGGCAGGTGGACGAGGCTGTGAATCACTGCCAACGAATGCCTCTCATCGACATCGACGTGAAGCTGTCCAAAGACGGTACCGAGGTTGAGGTCAATCTGCGCCGCACGTCAAAGTCtgcgggcgggggaggcaAAGGAGGCGGCCGGGGTTCCGCGCCCCGAGCGATACTGCCGAGGTACCCCAAGGTCAAGGAGGAGGGGTGGTGGCTGATCCTCGGCGACAGGAACAACCGCGAGCTCCTCTCGCTCAAGCGCGTCGGGTTTGGGCAGAGCGCGAGGGCCAAGCTGGCGGTGGACCGGTCCGCAAACGCCGTCTTCGAACCGGACCTTCACGTGTACCTCATCAGCGACTGCTACGTGGGACTCGACCAGGAGGTGGAGGTTGCGAGGGGTGCCGGGGCGGTGGGTGCGGAGGATGCGGGGGATACGGGGGATACGGATGACGAGCAAGGGTTCTGGCTCTCACCGGAGCAAGTCGCGGCGAgactcgcggcgagggcgacggagaGGGCGACGGAGGATACCGATTCGGACGAGGACTTTTGGGAgatgcccgccgccgccgcgccggcgggggagaGATACTCGGCGGTTATGGCGGCGAAGATGCCCGTGGAGGAGGACCCGTTCTTCTGGGAGAACGAGCGCGAGTATCTGGACGCAAAGTAG
- a CDS encoding predicted protein has protein sequence MRKATSMLMIFILLIAAIGVIVYAKDTLSKSPPAVACPNTVYDATTNPAPMLNCKAIWDLASEDAINNATSETRRSVDMFISNIKNYEKCGDFIVKADWARPMDSSAYGAYTAPATGSAWDGGFLPNSQADECAALTCKQCYCTTVVSLANLGDLMNAYFDSGAADKAFCKPIFDQIFQEASVMVGTIAMTTITNMVLMNSAAFFSEFERHKTLSATEAMAATYTFGALIVNQMIVPIIIYSFIEFLEGFPVLFQGTFGDFEAEWYNKVMVMIMGTAVTNIIAFPLGAAAPNIVAWVKRKLTGCMAHSQKVLNEMYQPADFSLAKRYGQALCALYYTIVLSACAPPLLVAAFFLFIIIFYVDKMILLKFSKRPPMYDHKLNEMFLNMAPFAAWFHLAIATWAFGYYEIPSYTIGLPSIAGTGIDANAVSSQSANADDSNVDYTGAPAQFDFMARLKRLNALVPFLFFVVLTVSLFLAKLVDKLLKPICGAIFGNKGPEKIDEVPPFDQLIMPGQVGYEDPVPEGELNNKLSGLRSYRIEDNPKYAKLFPEVIGGESGRRETPAKAPKTQNMA, from the coding sequence ATGCGCAAAGCAACCTCTATGCTCATGATCTTCATCCTCCTCATTGCCGCCATTGGCGTCATCGTCTACGCCAAGGACACCCTCAGCaagtccccgcccgcggtggcctGCCCCAACACCGTGTACGACGCGACTACCAACCCGGCTCCCATGCTGAACTGCAAGGCCATCTGGGACCTCGCCTCCGAGGACGCCATCAACAACGCCACGTCCGAGACACGAAGATCGGTGGACATGTTCATCAGCAACATCAAGAACTACGAGAAGTGTGGCGACTTCATCGTAAAAGCTGATTGGGCCAGACCGATGGACTCCAGCGCGTACGGCGCTTACACTGCGCCCGCGACCGGCAGCGCGTGGGACGGTGGGTTCCTGCCCAACTCCCAGGCGGATGAGTGCGCCGCACTAACCTGTAAGCAGTGCTACTGCACCACTGTGGTGTCCTTGGCCAACCTCGGCGACCTCATGAACGCATACTTTgactccggcgccgcggacaagGCGTTTTGCAAGCCGATCTTCGATCAGATCTTCCAGGAGGCGAGCGTGATGGTCGGCACCATCGCCATGACCACGATCACGAACATGGTGCTCATGAACAGCGCCGCATTCTTCTCCGAGTTCGAGAGACACAAGACCCTGTCTGCCACGGAGGCCATGGCTGCCACCTACACCTTCGGAGCGCTCATTGTCAACCAGATGATTGTCCCCATCATCATCTACTCTTTCATCGAGTTCCTTGAGGGTTTCCCCGTGCTGTTCCAGGGAACCTTTGGCGACTTCGAGGCTGAATGGTACAACAAGGTGATGGTGATGATCATGGGAACAGCAGTGACCAACATCATCGCGTTCCCTCTCGGCGCCGCTGCGCCCAACATTGTTGCCTGGGTCAAGCGCAAGCTCACCGGCTGCATGGCCCACTCGCAGAAGGTGCTCAACGAGATGTATCAGCCCGCGGACTTTTCCCTCGCCAAGCGTTACGGGCAGGCCCTCTGTGCACTGTACTACACCATCGTCCTctccgcctgcgcgccgcccctcctcgtcgcggcgttcttCCTCTTCATCATCATCTTCTACGTGGACAAGATGATTCTGCTCAAGTTCAGCAAGAGGCCCCCGATGTACGATCACAAGCTCAACGAGATGTTCCTCAACATGGCGCCGTTTGCCGCATGGTTCCACCTCGCCATCGCGACCTGGGCCTTTGGCTACTACGAGATCCCGTCGTACACTATCGGCCTGCCCTCGATCGCGGGCACCGGTATCGACGCTAACGCGGTCAGCAGCCAgtcggcgaacgcggatGACAGCAATGTGGACTACACCGGCGCGCCTGCGCAGTTTGACTTTATGGCGCGCCTCAAGCGCCTCAACGCACTCGTCCCCTTCCTGTTCTTTGTTGTCCTGACCGTGTCGCTGTTCTTGGCCAAGCTTGTGGACAAGCTCCTTAAGCCCATCTGCGGCGCCATATTCGGCAACAAGGGACCCGAGAAGATTGACGAGGTGCCGCCGTTTGACCAGCTCATCATGCCCGGCCAGGTTGGGTACGAGGATCCGGTGCCCGAGGGAGAGCTCAACAACAAGCTCTCCGGCCTCCGATCCTACCGCATCGAGGATAACCCGAAGTATGCCAAGCTGTTCCCGGAGGTGATCGGTGGCGAGAGCGGAAGGCGCGAGACGCCCGCCAAGGCACCCAAGACGCAGAACATGGCCTAA
- a CDS encoding predicted protein produces MATERDVQNVRMERRNCEPMLRNHVWPALGKRRTPGDILYWPRDDQVVPFTHWAVYIGRRKLAPHGQSWMVDRCEVTGAELPEAVVHLWGAADSSTRDISRDAVVVYNRVDEVGGTPYDGNLGYDARHTPMKPAHILERCLRALSHKVYEARFGGYHVLGNNCEHFATWARYGWNQSGQVSDATCYGAVGLGALIGGPIGGMFGYALHGIASKEIGSLRRTQSNNFKDHPEDPDEEVDWVVDSLLRNTEDHFRLLDEEARAYAKRREHLPRGATLTPDEEEAEERKRTLLHFDSRSARLNVAGWDIFGGERAAPNEGDGPRRDDVDAAEPAPRETNPERPRQRDPVEELKGIATGVGSLAASLFGGMLKVGGALASEIASQHNAHQEKLRLLREREEAERRERGDIAPPAGVVIEEIAD; encoded by the coding sequence ATGGCGACCGAGAGGGACGTTCAGAATGTCAGGATGGAGCGCCGCAACTGCGAACCGATGCTCCGGAATCACGTCTGGCCCGCGCTCGGCAAGCGCCGCACGCCGGGAGATATTTTGTACTGGCCGAGGGACGACCAGGTGGTGCCGTTCACGCACTGGGCGGTGTACATCGGCCGTCGCAAGCTGGCGCCGCACGGCCAGTCCTGGATGGTCGACAGGTGCGAGGTCACCGGTGCGGAACTGCCCGAAGCCGTCGTCCACCTgtggggcgccgcggactcctcgacgcgcgacaTCAGCAGGGACGCGGTCGTGGTCTAcaaccgcgtcgacgaggttgGAGGCACGCCCTACGACGGCAACCTCGGGTACGACGCTCGGCACACGCCGATGAAACCCGCGCACATCCTGGAGCGgtgcctccgcgcgctgagCCACAAGGTGTACGAGGCGAGGTTCGGCGGGTACCACGTGCTCGGCAACAACTGCGAGCACTTCGCCACCTGGGCGCGCTACGGCTGGAATCAGAGCGGTcaggtgagcgacgcgacgtgctacggcgccgtgggtctcggcgcgctcatcggTGGTCCCATCGGCGGGATGTTCGGGTACGCGCTGCACGGCATCGCGTCCAAGGAGATTGGGTCGTTGCGACGCACGCAGTCCAACAACTTTAAGGACCACCCGGAGGAtcccgacgaggaggtggactGGGTCGTGGACTCGCTCCTGCGAAACACGGAGGATCACTTCCGGCTcttggacgaggaggcgcgggcgtaCGCGAAACGCAGGGAACACCTGCCGAGAGGCGCGACGCTGACGcccgatgaggaggaggcggaggaacgGAAGCGCACGCTGCTGCATTTCGactcgcgcagcgcgaggcTCAACGTCGCGGGTTGGGACATCTTCGGAGGCGAACGAGCGGCTCCAAATGAGGGCGACGGGCCACGGagagacgacgtcgacgccgccgagccggCTCCCCGGGAGACGAACCCCGAGCGACCGCGGCAGCGCGATCCcgtggaggagctcaaggggATCGCCACGGGCGTGGGTAGcctggcggcgagcttgtTTGGCGGGATGCTCAAGGTTGGCGGCGCACTCGCGAGTGAAATCGCGTCGCAGCACAACGCGCACCAGGAGAAGTTGCGGCTCTtgcgggagcgggaggaggcggagaggcgGGAGAGGGGTgacatcgcgccgccggccgggGTCGTCATCGAGGAGATAGCCGACTGA